One genomic segment of Bombus vancouverensis nearcticus chromosome 11, iyBomVanc1_principal, whole genome shotgun sequence includes these proteins:
- the LOC117166459 gene encoding UBX domain-containing protein 4 isoform X3, with product MKWFKGSINEAVATSKSRKAIFVVFIEGKDDTSAQVAEAINATEVSCRLEQEDFVAIRLESGSETYRFFAQIYQLVPVPSLFFIGENGAPLEIIAGTTTAADLATKIDLVLTKVGKNKNASVNLIDAEQKATVASGTTDANMKIDVDKNNDNIPKSSREVPLTQATSEDKDNNVIKNDIKEEPSTSLKTSEPSEPVNETKETPTKELTPEEKLKKAQQLIELQRKQRIEEEEKKNRQSEIERRKIGRDIQKMRQKQQDLEMKQAYEERMKERAADAAAREKVLQQIAQDKLERKQKELAMQQQQGQQQGQQQSQQQSNNSEPSEPSISKATVSRIQFRLPSGNPYIAQFEPSSTLRDLRTYVVQNINLPFRQFAMSTSFPRRELMHEDDDKTLLELELVPTAVILILPLKNSTVTTTVTSTQDVGILPRFVWSTFSIFTAVYYYVIGYFTGGTRNKTPKKPNNSTENNDSEDKAAGTVKNLQNVASSSGYLGNQGSTTIKTEGNVHRLQSGGDDNDENNTWNGNSTQQM from the exons ATGAAGTGGTTTAAAGGTAGCATCAATGAAGCAGTGGCAACATCAAAATCAAGGAAAGCAATTTTTGTCGTTTTCATTGAAG GTAAAGATGACACATCTGCACAAGTCGCTGAAGCAATCAATGCTACAGAAGTTTCTTGCCGCTTGGAACAGGAAGATTTTGTAGCAATTCGATTGGAAAGTGGATCTGAAACCTACAGATTCTTTGCTCAGATTT ATCAACTGGTACCTGTACCATCCCTATTCTTCATTGGTGAAAATGGTGCACCTTTGGAAATTATTGCTGGCACCACAACAGCAGCTGATTTAGCTACTAAAATTGACTTAGTTTTAACAAAAgtaggaaaaaataaaaatgcatcTGTCAATCTGATAGATGCAGAACAAAAAGCTACTGTGGCCAGTGGTACTACTGATGCTAATATGAAAATTGACGTAGATAAAAATAATGATAACATACCAAAATCAAGCAGAGAAGTACCATTAACTCAAGCTACATCAGAGGATAAGGATAATAATGTAATTAAGAACGATATTAAAGAAGAACCATCCACAAGCTTAAAAACTAGCGAACCATCAGAACCAGTCAATGAAACAAAGGAGACACCTACTAAAGAACTAACACCAGAA GAAAAACTAAAAAAAGCACAACAGCTAATAGAATTACAAAGAAAACAGCGTATCGAagaggaggaaaagaaaaatagacAAAGTGAAATAGAACGTCGTAAAATCGGTCGTGACATACAAAAAATGCGGCAAAAACAGCAGGATCTAGAAATGAAACAAGCTTACGAAGAGAGAATGAAAGAGAGAGCTGCTGATGCAGCAGCTCGGGAGAAAGTTTTACAACAAATTGCTCAGGATAAATTAGAGAGAAAACAAAAAGAATTAGCAATGCAGCAG CAACAAGGACAACAACAAGGACAGCAACAAAGTCAACAACAAAGTAACAACTCGGAACCATCTGAACCATCGATATCTAAGGCAACTGTCAGTAGAATACAATTCCGATTGCCATCTGGCAATCCTTATATCGCGCAGTTTGAACCATCAAGTACTTTGCGTGATTTGCGTACTTACGTTGTTCAGAATATTAATTTACCATTCCGTCAATTTGCGATGTCTACCTCCTTTCCAAGACGGGAATTAATGCACGAAGATGATGATAAAACTCTTTTAGAATTGGAACTGGTTCCTACAGCAGTTATCCTAATCCTGCCTTTGAAAAAC TCGACCGTTACAACAACTGTGACATCTACACAAGATGTTGGTATTTTACCACGGTTCGTTTGGTCcactttttcaattttcacaGCTGTGTACTATTACGTGATAGGATATTTTACCGGAGGTACACGCAATAAAACACCGAAAAAACCAAATAACTCTACTGAAAATAACGATTCAGAAGACAAAGCAGCTGGTACAGTTAAAAATCTTCAGAATGTTGCCAGTTCATCAGG ATATTTGGGTAATCAAGGAAGTACAACCATCAAAACTGAAGGAAATGTACATAGACTACAATCAGGTGGGGATGATAATGATGAGAATAATACATGGAATGGTAATTCAACGCAACAAATGTAG
- the LOC117166459 gene encoding UBX domain-containing protein 4 isoform X2 translates to MKWFKGSINEAVATSKSRKAIFVVFIEGKDDTSAQVAEAINATEVSCRLEQEDFVAIRLESGSETYRFFAQIYQLVPVPSLFFIGENGAPLEIIAGTTTAADLATKIDLVLTKVGKNKNASVNLIDAEQKATVASGTTDANMKIDVDKNNDNIPKSSREVPLTQATSEDKDNNVIKNDIKEEPSTSLKTSEPSEPVNETKETPTKELTPEEKLKKAQQLIELQRKQRIEEEEKKNRQSEIERRKIGRDIQKMRQKQQDLEMKQAYEERMKERAADAAAREKVLQQIAQDKLERKQKELAMQQQQGQQQGQQQSQQQSNNSEPSEPSISKATVSRIQFRLPSGNPYIAQFEPSSTLRDLRTYVVQNINLPFRQFAMSTSFPRRELMHEDDDKTLLELELVPTAVILILPLKNSTVTTTVTSTQDVGILPRFVWSTFSIFTAVYYYVIGYFTGGTRNKTPKKPNNSTENNDSEDKAAGTVKNLQNVASSSGRYLGNQGSTTIKTEGNVHRLQSGGDDNDENNTWNGNSTQQM, encoded by the exons ATGAAGTGGTTTAAAGGTAGCATCAATGAAGCAGTGGCAACATCAAAATCAAGGAAAGCAATTTTTGTCGTTTTCATTGAAG GTAAAGATGACACATCTGCACAAGTCGCTGAAGCAATCAATGCTACAGAAGTTTCTTGCCGCTTGGAACAGGAAGATTTTGTAGCAATTCGATTGGAAAGTGGATCTGAAACCTACAGATTCTTTGCTCAGATTT ATCAACTGGTACCTGTACCATCCCTATTCTTCATTGGTGAAAATGGTGCACCTTTGGAAATTATTGCTGGCACCACAACAGCAGCTGATTTAGCTACTAAAATTGACTTAGTTTTAACAAAAgtaggaaaaaataaaaatgcatcTGTCAATCTGATAGATGCAGAACAAAAAGCTACTGTGGCCAGTGGTACTACTGATGCTAATATGAAAATTGACGTAGATAAAAATAATGATAACATACCAAAATCAAGCAGAGAAGTACCATTAACTCAAGCTACATCAGAGGATAAGGATAATAATGTAATTAAGAACGATATTAAAGAAGAACCATCCACAAGCTTAAAAACTAGCGAACCATCAGAACCAGTCAATGAAACAAAGGAGACACCTACTAAAGAACTAACACCAGAA GAAAAACTAAAAAAAGCACAACAGCTAATAGAATTACAAAGAAAACAGCGTATCGAagaggaggaaaagaaaaatagacAAAGTGAAATAGAACGTCGTAAAATCGGTCGTGACATACAAAAAATGCGGCAAAAACAGCAGGATCTAGAAATGAAACAAGCTTACGAAGAGAGAATGAAAGAGAGAGCTGCTGATGCAGCAGCTCGGGAGAAAGTTTTACAACAAATTGCTCAGGATAAATTAGAGAGAAAACAAAAAGAATTAGCAATGCAGCAG CAACAAGGACAACAACAAGGACAGCAACAAAGTCAACAACAAAGTAACAACTCGGAACCATCTGAACCATCGATATCTAAGGCAACTGTCAGTAGAATACAATTCCGATTGCCATCTGGCAATCCTTATATCGCGCAGTTTGAACCATCAAGTACTTTGCGTGATTTGCGTACTTACGTTGTTCAGAATATTAATTTACCATTCCGTCAATTTGCGATGTCTACCTCCTTTCCAAGACGGGAATTAATGCACGAAGATGATGATAAAACTCTTTTAGAATTGGAACTGGTTCCTACAGCAGTTATCCTAATCCTGCCTTTGAAAAAC TCGACCGTTACAACAACTGTGACATCTACACAAGATGTTGGTATTTTACCACGGTTCGTTTGGTCcactttttcaattttcacaGCTGTGTACTATTACGTGATAGGATATTTTACCGGAGGTACACGCAATAAAACACCGAAAAAACCAAATAACTCTACTGAAAATAACGATTCAGAAGACAAAGCAGCTGGTACAGTTAAAAATCTTCAGAATGTTGCCAGTTCATCAGG AAGATATTTGGGTAATCAAGGAAGTACAACCATCAAAACTGAAGGAAATGTACATAGACTACAATCAGGTGGGGATGATAATGATGAGAATAATACATGGAATGGTAATTCAACGCAACAAATGTAG
- the CycH gene encoding cyclin H yields the protein MFPQSSQRRYWIFSDENDLTALREKTNAEFIQRHGANMKPEQREEHFLSHIEERTLLRFYELQLRDFCRRFTPSMPRATVATALHYFKRFYLRNSVMDYHPKEILVTCVYLACKVEEFNVSICQFVANIKGDREKASDIILNNELLLMQQLNYNLTVHNPFRPVEGLMIDIKTRYTSLENPERLRPYIDEFLERVFLTDSVLLYTPSQVALAATLHAASRASANLDNYVTDILFSQEHLVCIIEAVRKIRSMAKCVEPPSREVVRALEKKLEKCRNQENNPDSEIYKQRMQEMLDEEDLQDNEKYAKIIQDQAAHDEKILGVSKVLSPSAL from the exons ATGTTCCCGCAAAGTTCACAGAGAAGGTATTGGATATTTAGCGATGAAAATGATTTAACAGCATTAAGAGAGAAAACCAATGCAGAATTTATCCAAAGGCATGGTGCGAATATGAAG cCAGAGCAGAGAGAAGAACATTTTCTATCCCACATAGAGGAACGTACATTACTTCGTTTCTATGAATTACAATTGAGAGACTTCTGCCGCCGCTTCACACCTTCAATGCCACGTGCCACTGTAGCTACTGCGTTGCATTATTTCAAACGATTTTATCTTAGAAACAGTGTTATGGATTATCATCCCAAAGAGATTTTAGTCACATGCGTTTACTTGGCTTGTAAA GTAGAAGAATTTAATGTATCCATATGTCAGTTTGTTGCTAATATTAAAGGAGATAGAGAAAAGGCATCCGATATTATACTTAATAATGAATTGCTCCTTATGCAGCAACTAAATTATAACTTAACAGTGCACAATCCATTCAGACCTGTAGAGGGATTAATGATAGATATCAAG acGAGGTATACATCTTTGGAAAATCCAGAACGGTTGAGGCCATATATCGATGAATTTTTAGAAAGGGTATTTTTGACTGATAGTGTTTTACTATATACGCCAAGTCAAGTTGCATTGGCTGCAACATTACATGCTGCATCCAGAGCCTCTGCTAATTTAGATAATTATGTAACTGATATTTTGTTCTCTCAAGAACATTTAGTGTGTATAATAGAAGCAGTAAGAA AAATAAGATCTATGGCTAAATGTGTAGAACCTCCTTCAAGAGAAGTGGTAAGAGCTTTggaaaagaaattagaaaaatgtagaaatcAGGAAAATAATCCTGACAGTGAAAT TTATAAGCAGAGAATGCAAGAAATGTTAGATGAGGAAGATTTACAGGACAATGAAAAATATGCTAAAATTATACAAGATCAAGCAGCTCATGATGAGAAAATCttgggtgtcagcaaagttttgTCTCCTTCGGCTCTATAA
- the LOC117166459 gene encoding UBX domain-containing protein 4 isoform X1, producing the protein MKWFKGSINEAVATSKSRKAIFVVFIEGKDDTSAQVAEAINATEVSCRLEQEDFVAIRLESGSETYRFFAQIYQLVPVPSLFFIGENGAPLEIIAGTTTAADLATKIDLVLTKVGKNKNASVNLIDAEQKATVASGTTDANMKIDVDKNNDNIPKSSREVPLTQATSEDKDNNVIKNDIKEEPSTSLKTSEPSEPVNETKETPTKELTPEEKLKKAQQLIELQRKQRIEEEEKKNRQSEIERRKIGRDIQKMRQKQQDLEMKQAYEERMKERAADAAAREKVLQQIAQDKLERKQKELAMQQQQGQQQGQQQSQQQSNNSEPSEPSISKATVSRIQFRLPSGNPYIAQFEPSSTLRDLRTYVVQNINLPFRQFAMSTSFPRRELMHEDDDKTLLELELVPTAVILILPLKNSTVTTTVTSTQDVGILPRFVWSTFSIFTAVYYYVIGYFTGGTRNKTPKKPNNSTENNDSEDKAAGTVKNLQNVASSSGLVRRYLGNQGSTTIKTEGNVHRLQSGGDDNDENNTWNGNSTQQM; encoded by the exons ATGAAGTGGTTTAAAGGTAGCATCAATGAAGCAGTGGCAACATCAAAATCAAGGAAAGCAATTTTTGTCGTTTTCATTGAAG GTAAAGATGACACATCTGCACAAGTCGCTGAAGCAATCAATGCTACAGAAGTTTCTTGCCGCTTGGAACAGGAAGATTTTGTAGCAATTCGATTGGAAAGTGGATCTGAAACCTACAGATTCTTTGCTCAGATTT ATCAACTGGTACCTGTACCATCCCTATTCTTCATTGGTGAAAATGGTGCACCTTTGGAAATTATTGCTGGCACCACAACAGCAGCTGATTTAGCTACTAAAATTGACTTAGTTTTAACAAAAgtaggaaaaaataaaaatgcatcTGTCAATCTGATAGATGCAGAACAAAAAGCTACTGTGGCCAGTGGTACTACTGATGCTAATATGAAAATTGACGTAGATAAAAATAATGATAACATACCAAAATCAAGCAGAGAAGTACCATTAACTCAAGCTACATCAGAGGATAAGGATAATAATGTAATTAAGAACGATATTAAAGAAGAACCATCCACAAGCTTAAAAACTAGCGAACCATCAGAACCAGTCAATGAAACAAAGGAGACACCTACTAAAGAACTAACACCAGAA GAAAAACTAAAAAAAGCACAACAGCTAATAGAATTACAAAGAAAACAGCGTATCGAagaggaggaaaagaaaaatagacAAAGTGAAATAGAACGTCGTAAAATCGGTCGTGACATACAAAAAATGCGGCAAAAACAGCAGGATCTAGAAATGAAACAAGCTTACGAAGAGAGAATGAAAGAGAGAGCTGCTGATGCAGCAGCTCGGGAGAAAGTTTTACAACAAATTGCTCAGGATAAATTAGAGAGAAAACAAAAAGAATTAGCAATGCAGCAG CAACAAGGACAACAACAAGGACAGCAACAAAGTCAACAACAAAGTAACAACTCGGAACCATCTGAACCATCGATATCTAAGGCAACTGTCAGTAGAATACAATTCCGATTGCCATCTGGCAATCCTTATATCGCGCAGTTTGAACCATCAAGTACTTTGCGTGATTTGCGTACTTACGTTGTTCAGAATATTAATTTACCATTCCGTCAATTTGCGATGTCTACCTCCTTTCCAAGACGGGAATTAATGCACGAAGATGATGATAAAACTCTTTTAGAATTGGAACTGGTTCCTACAGCAGTTATCCTAATCCTGCCTTTGAAAAAC TCGACCGTTACAACAACTGTGACATCTACACAAGATGTTGGTATTTTACCACGGTTCGTTTGGTCcactttttcaattttcacaGCTGTGTACTATTACGTGATAGGATATTTTACCGGAGGTACACGCAATAAAACACCGAAAAAACCAAATAACTCTACTGAAAATAACGATTCAGAAGACAAAGCAGCTGGTACAGTTAAAAATCTTCAGAATGTTGCCAGTTCATCAGG TTTGGTTAGAAGATATTTGGGTAATCAAGGAAGTACAACCATCAAAACTGAAGGAAATGTACATAGACTACAATCAGGTGGGGATGATAATGATGAGAATAATACATGGAATGGTAATTCAACGCAACAAATGTAG
- the LOC117165936 gene encoding uncharacterized protein LOC117165936 encodes MSEEHVRTSETNRESMELNESPKVCSFSIESLLAPSKKPVEEETRVSIQTETYLQGHESNDSEERKLIAPDSSMSMAEEIEFNDVDLVCSTPEPEMCYEACTSSSSANSTTGVDRDIQEKSDSAISDDERKKRPRTAFTAAQIKSLEAEFERNKYLSVAKRLQLSKSLKLTETQIKIWFQNRRTKWKRKYTNDVELLAQQYYSSLGIPAPRPIFVEDRLWFFNYPAQLQPGAPIFPQHLATVPLPSALPIVQPLPSNLTMGQQTTIFQNIPTSNPTYHLSQRLDFRHQDS; translated from the exons ATGTCGGAAGAACACGTGAGAACATCAGAAACCAATAGAGAATCGATGGAATTGAATGAAAGTCCGAAAGTATGCTCGTTCAGTATCGAAAGTCTTTTAGCGCCAAGTAAGAAACCTGTCGAAGAGGAAACTCGCGTATCAATTCAGACCGAAACGTATTTGCAAGGTCACGAAT CAAATGATTCGGAGGAACGGAAATTGATAGCGCCAGATTCCTCCATGTCCATGGCAGAAGAAATCGAATTTAACGATGTGGATCTGGTTTGCTCGACCCCTGAACCAGAAATGTGTTATG AGGCGTGTACCAGCAGTAGCAGTGCCAACTCTACAACAGGTGTAGATAGAGACATTCAAGAAAAAAGTGACAGCGCTATTAGCGAtgacgaaagaaagaagaggcctCGTACGGCATTCACCGCGGCGCAAATTAAGTCATTAGAAGCAGAATTCGAGAGGAACAAATACCTAAGTGTGGCGAAAAGACTACAGCTCAGCAAAAGTCTGAAACTGACTGAAACTCAG ATTAAAATTTGGTTTCAAAATAGACGTACAAAGTGGAAAAGGAAGTACACAAACGACGTGGAACTGCTGGCGCAACAATATTACTCCAGTTTAGGTATTCCTGCACCTCGACCAATTTTCGTCGAGGATCGTCTTTG GTTTTTTAATTATCCAGCGCAACTGCAACCAGGAGCACCGATTTTTCCACAACATTTAGCGACAGTTCCTTTACCATCTGCCTTGCCTATTGTTCAACCATTGCCAAGTAATTTAACAATGGGTCAACAGACAACGATTTTCCAAAACATCCCAACAAGTAATCCGACATATCATTTAAGCCAAAGATTAGACTTTAGGCATCAAGATTCTTAA
- the LOC117166460 gene encoding LOW QUALITY PROTEIN: uncharacterized protein LOC117166460 (The sequence of the model RefSeq protein was modified relative to this genomic sequence to represent the inferred CDS: deleted 1 base in 1 codon), producing MKVTVCFDNVRVVVPCGDGTLLVKDLMHEATLRYKKATGKNDSALTINSLSSLTGGGLLDPDDRLCDVADDREQIVAHFVNPDVTHAGGDGASSVGTNSPDFFHPDSKEPPYTIDAHSSISVSGIKRESTKRLSMHALSTREPCLTTYSAQSLPRESRRREPLGQDAKVSFKYANANIEPGDQGEIREIVIKNEAGPLGLHVVPCYDLLGNDQGLRVEGIEPNGRIARDGQIDLHDKIIKINGHNLLHIPFFKVQEIFRTCMTEPCLQISIVKHKKPQEKSLHKNHGNTSGGSEKEIDDNVKRLQCSNYNLLQTANTRKIGRMIEIELTKGSNGLGFSVTTRDNPAGGHCPIYIKNILPKGAAVEDGRLRSGDRLLEVNNKEMTGKSQAEVVSLLRSILPGGKVRMVVSRQEEISSSIPDSHSHGTSTSQALEATDNSKYWNALNTSPKKKNTEVQDKLNTHNYDKCTFKPVKSTSEDIVLSPRKNRMILTLDIPVHDSEKAGLGVSVKGKTTNTDENTNMDLGIFIKSVLHGGAASRDGRLRTNDQLLNVNGVSLLGLSNSDAMETLRRAMLNTNSSVTGVITLTIARRISSYDGNDKNLSENLSSHCKLESANSIYISDSTKGNEGRVKEKNNLNSQSDILDNGGLLSCVTASPWNPVIDRLTEQYNKNSLRNESYCIATNKTWIESASNVKKITIGQRDDRAEPVLLEDSNDPQCNEAKRNTDDKDSQYSGDPTYDSQLSLEEFNSSSNKFSRDALGRQSMSEKRHAALDAKNTDTYKRNKKLREGRENKNQEQTNQKHSNQSVESEDPTKRGCKSDIYDKNKNKGTTDGRTASESSMKRYEKSVDPAQSEYVYTIPGCNNKYTSPRKHWLVDDVHGEIRSSNNFKDDRKGFPNSRGDVKQASLNSALDDRYKRLRKKGGIRSMLRLGKNRKSLNFGDSIEARHESTLQLTPNQLLYQQKRYRGKINIKKPKIYFKKRVLNNLLTPFFVNPNKGKTLEQFCIESQEVQAEKQLGPYDQIIAREVRNWFDNSKMIGCLHVNSMKQLDVFDVQVALFRENMHYKYYGPHIINHVIKNSRYNALAPLVSKYTSFVFSPEINMITLQKIIKKSKKMFIMGGVLEGQVLNYDDFLKYGEMDIITAQLGLVQTLQNAGGLNLNRQLTHHQTTLVTRLEQIGTNETTSNDKNEQSVPV from the exons ATGAAGGTAACTGTGTGTTTCGACAACGTTAGAGTGGTGGTTCCTTGTGGGGATGGAACCCTACTGGTTAAAGATTTAATGCATGAGGCTACTTTAAGATATAAAAAGGCAACTGGAAAAAATGATAGTGCATTAACTATAAATAGTTTGTCCTCCTTAACTGGAGGTGGTCTCCTGGATCCAGATGATAGGTTATGTGATGTAGCTGATGACAGAGAACAGATTGTTGCTCATTTTGTTAATCCTGATGTTACGCATGCTGGTGGTGATGGGGCAAGTTCAGTTGGCACGAATAGCCCAGACTTTTTTCATCCAGATAGTAAAGAACCACCTTATACAATTGATGCACATTCCTCCATTTCTGTAAGCGGTATTAAAAGGGAAAGCACCAAAAGATTGTCAATGCATGCATTGTCAACCAGAGAACCTTGTTTAACCACATATTCTGCTCAGTCCCTTCCCAGAGAATCTCGGCGTAGAGAACCACTGGGACAAGATGCCAAAGTGTCATTTAAGTATGCAAATGCTAATATAGAACCAGGAGATCAAGGAGAAATTAGAGAAATTGTGATAAAGAATGAAGCAGGACCACTGGGGCTTCATGTGGTGCCATGTTATGATTTATTGGGTAATGATCAAGGACTTAGAGTCGAAGGTATTGAGCCTAATGGCAGAATTGCTAGAGATGGGCAAATTGACCTGCATGATAAGATCATTAAAATAAATGGACACAATCTATTGCATATACCATTTTTTAAAGTGCAAGAGATCTTTCGTACCTGTATGACAGAACCATGTTTGCAAatttccatagtaaaacataaGAAGCCGCAAGAAAAATCATTGCATAAAAATCATGGCAATACTAGTGGAGGGTCAGAAAAGGAAATTGATGATAATGTTAAAAGACTTCAATGCAGTAATTACAATTTGCTACAGACAGCTAACACCCGTAAGATTGGACGTATGATAGAGATAGAATTAACAAAAGGCAGCAATGGTCTTGGATTTAGTGTCACAACACGCGATAATCCTGCAGGAGGTCATTGTccgatatatattaaaaatatattaccaAAAGGTGCTGCAGTTGAAGATGGTAGATTAAGATCTGGGGATAGGCTGTTGGaagtaaataataaagaaatgacTGGTAAAAGTCAAGCAGAAGTGGTTTCACTTCTCAGAAGTATTCTACCTGGTGGGAAGGTAAGGATGGTGGTATCGCGCCAGGAAGAAATCTCCTCTAGTATTCCAGACTCTCATTCTCATGGTACTTCCACGAGTCAAGCCTTAGAAGCTACAGATAATTCAAAATATTGGAATGCATTGAATACATCACCGAAGAAAAAGAATACAGAAGTGCAAGATAAACTTAATACCCATAACTATGATAAGTGCACTTTTAAACCAGTGAAGTCTACATCAGAAGATATTGTTTTATCACCACGTAAAAATCGCATGATTTTAACTTTAGACATACCAGTACACGATTCAGAGAAAGCAGGACTAGGTGTTAGTGTTAAGGGAAAGACTACTAACACAGATGAAAACACTAACATGGATCtaggaatttttattaaaagtgTCCTTCATGGGGGTGCAGCCTCAAGGGATGGGAGATTGAGGACCAATGATCAATTGCTCAATGTTAATGGGGTGTCATTATTAGGATTATCAAATTCAGATGCAATGGAGACATTGAGAAGAGCGATGCTCAATACAAACAGTTCTGTAACTGGGGTGATCACTCTTACAATAGCCAGGAGGATATCTTCGTACGAtggaaatgataaaaatttatcaGAGAATTTGTCTTCTCATTGTAAACTGGAAtcagctaatagtatatatatttctgattcTACGAAAGGCAATGAAGGCAgagtaaaagaaaagaataatttgaattccCAGTCAGACATCTTGGACAACGGCGGATTATTGTCTTGTGTGACCGCCTCTCCATGGAATCCAGTTATCGATAGATTGACCGAACAATATAATAAGAATAGTTTAAGGAACGAAAGTTACTGCATCGCTACCAATAAAACGTGGATAGAATCTGCTAGTAACGTGAAGAAGATTACGATAGGACAGCGCGACGATCGCGCGGAACCAGTATTGCTAGAAGACTCCAATGACCCACAGTGCAATGAAGCTAAACGAAACACAGATGATAAAGATAGTCAGTATTCCGGAGACCCAACCTACGATAGTCAATTATCCTTGGAAGAATTTAATTCCTCTTCCAATAAGTTTTCGCGCGACGCTTTAGGTAGACAGAGTATGTCGGAGAAGCGACACGCCGCCTTAGATGCCAAGAATACAGATACTtataagagaaataaaaaattacgggAAGGGCGCGAAAATAAGAATCAGGAACAGACCAATCAGAAACATTCGAATCAATCGGTTGAGTCAGAGGATCCAACTAAACGAGGGTGTAAATCGGACATTTacgataagaataaaaataaaggcACTACTGACGGTAGAACGGCCAGTGAGAGTAGTATGAAACGATACGAAAAGTCCGTAGATCCTGCTCAGTCAGAATACGTATATACTATACCTggatgtaataataaatatacatcaCCGAGGAAACATTGGCTTGTTGACGATGTACATGGCGAGATAAGGAGTAGCAATAATTTTAAAGACGATCGCAAGGGTTTTCCAAATAGTCGGGGGGATGTGAAACAAGCATCTCTCAATTCAGCTTTAGATGATCGATATAagcgtttgcgaaagaaaggtGGCATACGTTCGATGCTTCGATTAGGAAAGAATAGGAAATCGCTCAATTTCGGTGATAGTATAGAAGCTCGTCACGAATCCA CACTTCAGTTAACTCCGAATCAATTACTGTACCAACAGAAGCGTTACAGGGGAAAGATAAACATTAAAAAgccgaaaatatattttaagaaaagaGTATTGAACAATCTTTTAACGCCGTTCTTTGTCAATCCCAACAAAGGTAAAACTCTGGAACAATTTTGTATAGAGTCACAAGAGGTACAAGCCGAGAAACAGTTGGGCCCTTACGATCAAATAATAGCGAGGGAAGTTCGTAATTGGTTTGACAATTCTAAAATGATTGGTTGCTTGCACGTAAACAGTATGAAGCAGCTGGATGTATTCGACGTTCAAGTTGCACTTTTCAGGGAAAATATGCACTACAAGTATTATGGGCCTCATATTATAAACCATGTCATTAAGAATTCACGTTACAATGCTCTTGCCCCGTTAGTTAGCAAGTATACTTCGTTTGTGTTCAGTCCTGAAATAAACATGATTACTTTacaaaagattatcaagaaaagCAAGAAAATGTTTATAATGG GGGGAGTATTGGAAGGACAAGTCTTGAACTATGATGATTTTCTGAAATATGGAGAAATGGATATTATAACAGCGCAGCTGGGTTTGGTTCAAACATTACAGAATGCAGGAGGCCTTAACCTGAATCGACAACTCACACATCATCAGACGACGCTTGTAACACGACTGGAACAGATCGGTACAAATGAGACAACCTCCAACGATAAG AATGAACAATCGGTGCCTGTATAA